In Labilithrix sp., a single genomic region encodes these proteins:
- a CDS encoding TolC family protein translates to MKSLPRLIVAAAAIVCAAPSVARAELPTLTQAIEAAKTHALVVVEAEEQVHVANAQMKGARLSAIGNPYIDLQVDKGFGNGVQQELQVLTYSYIPIDVAGQRGKRVDEAERLIAWRKMGLTSSEWIAAGEAAAAYGELLVSSSRVVEAKAGEATAREEAKYFQGRYDAKDTTLYEKSIAEAEVARWVQSRAEAELRVASSRARFEQVTGMLTDGSPPAPASVLLPALRGTWDDGQIARVVDRAPSISRLAAEKSYWDASIERYEREKIPPVSFEIIAGRGSAGEARLGGGAVFTFPVTRRYQAEIARAESGREHAHRQLDLYRGIVVTRLRAARDAIAAVNRALDELDKNGIPALERAVSTSVEAFRAGKIDLTRAMLARRDLAIARARRLDLLEASWRAYADLLIFSGELP, encoded by the coding sequence ATGAAGAGCCTCCCCCGTCTCATCGTCGCGGCCGCCGCGATCGTCTGTGCTGCTCCCTCGGTCGCGCGCGCGGAGCTGCCGACCCTCACGCAGGCGATCGAGGCGGCGAAGACGCACGCGCTCGTCGTCGTCGAGGCCGAGGAGCAGGTGCACGTCGCGAACGCGCAGATGAAGGGCGCGCGGCTGAGCGCGATCGGCAACCCGTACATCGATCTCCAGGTCGACAAGGGCTTCGGCAACGGCGTGCAGCAGGAGCTCCAGGTCCTGACGTACTCGTACATCCCGATCGACGTCGCGGGGCAGCGCGGCAAGCGCGTCGACGAGGCGGAGCGGCTCATCGCGTGGCGCAAGATGGGGCTCACGAGCTCGGAGTGGATCGCCGCCGGCGAGGCGGCGGCCGCCTACGGTGAGCTCCTCGTCTCCTCGTCTCGCGTCGTCGAGGCGAAGGCGGGCGAGGCGACGGCGCGCGAGGAGGCGAAGTACTTCCAGGGGCGCTACGACGCGAAGGACACCACGCTCTACGAGAAGAGCATCGCGGAGGCGGAGGTCGCGCGCTGGGTGCAGTCGCGCGCGGAGGCGGAGCTGCGCGTGGCCTCGAGCCGTGCGCGCTTCGAGCAGGTCACCGGCATGCTCACCGACGGGAGCCCGCCCGCGCCGGCGAGCGTCCTCCTGCCGGCGCTGCGCGGCACGTGGGACGACGGCCAGATCGCGCGCGTCGTCGACAGGGCGCCGAGCATCTCGCGCCTCGCGGCGGAGAAGTCGTACTGGGACGCGTCGATCGAGCGGTACGAGCGCGAGAAGATCCCGCCGGTGTCGTTCGAGATCATCGCCGGTCGCGGCTCCGCGGGCGAGGCCCGCCTCGGCGGCGGCGCGGTGTTCACGTTCCCGGTCACGCGGCGCTACCAGGCGGAGATCGCGCGGGCCGAGAGCGGCCGAGAGCACGCGCATCGCCAGCTCGACCTCTATCGCGGGATCGTGGTCACGCGGCTGCGCGCCGCGCGCGACGCGATCGCAGCGGTCAACAGGGCGCTCGACGAGCTCGACAAGAACGGCATCCCCGCGCTCGAGCGGGCGGTCTCGACCTCGGTCGAAGCATTTCGGGCCGGCAAGATCGACCTCACCCGTGCGATGCTCGCCCGTCGTGATCTCGCGATCGCCCGCGCGCGCCGCCTCGACCTCCTCGAAGCGTCGTGGCGCGCCTACGCCGATCTCCTGATCTTCTCCGGCGAGCTCCCCTGA
- a CDS encoding recombinase family protein has product MRAVAYIRTEGGSPAEQRSAIESWAAREAALVLAWQIDAGVGGATPIAERPGLTAAYRAIREHRAGVLVAANAACFSHDELVAWLIERAALSEGATLVTADGLTAEPRVSPAPRSYTRGAVDLARAYDRVVVRGRIRATQADKRARGERIGNVPYGYRVAADGVHTEPDPAEQEVLATVRRLASEGLSQRAIVLHLAAAGVAGRTGSPLGQTQVSKLLRR; this is encoded by the coding sequence ATGCGCGCGGTCGCTTACATCCGGACGGAGGGAGGCTCGCCGGCGGAGCAGCGCAGCGCGATCGAGTCGTGGGCGGCGCGTGAGGCCGCGCTCGTGCTCGCGTGGCAGATCGACGCCGGCGTCGGCGGCGCGACCCCGATCGCGGAGCGGCCGGGGCTCACCGCGGCGTACCGCGCGATCCGCGAGCACCGCGCCGGCGTCCTCGTCGCCGCGAACGCCGCGTGCTTCTCGCACGACGAGCTCGTCGCGTGGCTCATCGAGCGCGCGGCGCTGAGCGAAGGCGCGACGCTCGTCACCGCGGACGGATTGACGGCGGAGCCACGGGTGTCGCCCGCGCCGCGGTCCTACACGCGCGGCGCGGTCGATCTCGCGCGCGCGTACGATCGTGTCGTCGTGCGCGGCCGCATTCGCGCGACGCAGGCGGACAAACGCGCCCGCGGCGAGCGCATCGGGAACGTGCCGTACGGCTACCGCGTCGCCGCCGACGGCGTGCACACGGAGCCGGATCCGGCGGAGCAGGAGGTGCTCGCCACCGTGCGCCGCCTCGCGAGCGAGGGCCTCTCGCAGCGCGCGATCGTCCTTCACCTCGCCGCCGCGGGCGTCGCCGGCCGCACCGGCTCACCGCTCGGACAGACGCAGGTCTCGAAGCTCCTGCGTCGCTGA